The genomic window TTCCTCTGCGACACACTCAAGGTGTTGTTGAGCGGCGCGGTCGAGGATCACCACCTCGCCGAGATCCTGGAGATGGATCTCGAGAAGCTGCATGAAGAAGAGAACGCGATTCCCTCCGCGCTCACGACCATCGCCGACGCGATGCCCGGATTCGGCATCGTCGCCGCGGTGCTCGGCGTCGTGATCACGATGGGCTCGATCGGCGGCAGCGCGCAGTCGATCGGCGAAAAGGTCGCGGCCGCGCTCGTCGGTACCTTCCTCGGCATTCTGCTCTCGTACGGCGTCATGAATCCGATCGCGAAGGCGATCGAGGTGCGCAACCGCGCCGAAGCCTCGTACATGAGCTGCATTCGCACCGCGCTGCTCGCGTTCGCGCGCGGCGACGCGCCGATGACCTGCGTCGAGTTCGCGCGACGCAACATCGAGCCGGTCGACCGTCCGACGTTCTCCGAGCTG from Gemmatimonadaceae bacterium includes these protein-coding regions:
- the motA gene encoding flagellar motor stator protein MotA; protein product: MFVIVGLVIVFGSILMGFTMHHGHVIVLLQWSEFIIIGGAAFGAFLIGNPMSVVKGAFASMLGLLKPNPYSEKAYGELLKVLYDVFQKARKDGLVGLEAHIEEPDKSDIFKKYEFFSHHHHALPFLCDTLKVLLSGAVEDHHLAEILEMDLEKLHEEENAIPSALTTIADAMPGFGIVAAVLGVVITMGSIGGSAQSIGEKVAAALVGTFLGILLSYGVMNPIAKAIEVRNRAEASYMSCIRTALLAFARGDAPMTCVEFARRNIEPVDRPTFSELEALTRKAA